The following coding sequences lie in one Chelmon rostratus isolate fCheRos1 chromosome 2, fCheRos1.pri, whole genome shotgun sequence genomic window:
- the fezf2 gene encoding fez family zinc finger protein 2: MASSASLETVMSCGRTGPSATPKTLAFSIDRIMSKSSEPKGSAEERSEGKKLLGLCSPIPCMIPLQPFSYDLQAKALMNYSELWRASFRGTFCGSAAAPCKGNCGVCGKAEPNLKQPLLTSGSRVVKPQVIHQTVAVPGGGSLYYLNYLDSAYQQSELLAGHWFSTPQAQASLSAHHRLLLLENAKLAGVGADKLPTPQYPHKEHLPGQLDQIVKENHVLSTEKNGVKTHSKLSSSGGSGTADGKPKNFTCEVCGKVFNAHYNLTRHMPVHTGARPFVCKVCGKGFRQASTLCRHKIIHTQEKPHKCNQCGKAFNRSSTLNTHVRIHAGYKPFVCEFCGKGFHQKGNYKNHKLTHSGEKQYKCSICNKAFHQIYNLTFHMHTHNDKKPFTCATCGKGFCRNFDLKKHIRKLHDNGFSAATEASRELQS; this comes from the exons atggcAAGTTCTGCCTCTCTGGAGACGGTGATGTCCTGCGGGAGGACCGGACCGTCCGCGACTCCCAAGACCCTGGCCTTCTCCATAGACCGGATCATGTCCAAGAGCTCGGAGCCGAAGGGGAGCGCGGAGGAGCGGTCAGAGGGGAAGAAGCTGCTTGGGCTGTGCTCCCCGATCCCCTGCATGATCCCGCTTCAGCCCTTCAGCTACGACCTCCAAGCCAAGGCTCTGATGAACTACTCGGAGCTGTGGAGAGCCAGTTTCAGAGGGACTTTTTGCGGTTCCGCGGCCGCTCCGTGCAAAGGGAACTGCGGTGTGTGCGGCAAAGCGGAGCCGAACTTGAAGCAACCGTTGCTGACGTCGGGGAGCAGGGTGGTGAAACCACAGGTCATCCACCAGACCGTGGCTGTGCCTGGCGGAGGCTCGCTCTACTATCTCAACTACCTGGACTCTGCGTACCAGCAGTCGGAGCTGCTAGCCGGACACTGGTTCTCCACCCCGCAGGCCCAGGCCTCTCTGTCGGCGCACCACAGACTCTTGCTGCTGGAGAACGCAAAGCTGGCCGGGGTGGGAGCCGACAAACTGCCGACCCCTCAGTACCCGCACAAGGAACATCTGCCGGGGCAGCTGGACCAGATAGTGAAGGAGAACCACGTCCTGAGCACCGAGAAGAACGGCGTCAAGACGCACAGCAAactcagcagcagcggcggcagcggcaCCGCGGACGGAAAACCGAAAAACTTCACGTGTGAAGTGTGTGGAAAg GTTTTTAACGCGCACTACAATTTGACCAGACACATGCCGGTGCACACCGGGGCCCGGCCCTTCGTGTGTAAAGTGTGCGGGAAGGGATTCCGACAGGCCAGCACGCTGTGCAGACACAAGATCATCCACACGCAG GAAAAGCCTCATAAATGCAACCAGTGCGGGAAAGCGTTCAACAGAAGCTCCACACTCAACACTCACGTGCGGATCCACGCCGGGTACAAGCCGTTCGTGTGTGAGTTCTGCGGGAAAGGTTTCCACCAGAAAG GAAACTACAAGAACCACAAGCTGACTCACAGCGGGGAAAAGCAGTACAAGTGCTCCATCTGCAACAAGGCCTTCCACCAGATCTACAACCTGACCttccacatgcacacgcacaacGACAAGAAGCCCTTCACCTGCGCCACCTGCGGCAAGGGCTTCTGCCGCAACTTCGACCTgaagaaacacatcaggaagcTGCACGACAATGGCTTCTCTGCGGCCACAGAGGCCTCGcgagagctgcagagctga